A window from Calliopsis andreniformis isolate RMS-2024a chromosome 5, iyCalAndr_principal, whole genome shotgun sequence encodes these proteins:
- the LOC143179082 gene encoding uncharacterized protein LOC143179082 — MAYAKFLLIACLPAISLQGIYGHGMMLDPVSRSSAWRKGFPTEPNYNDNELFCGGLGIQWDQNGGKCGECGDNYALPRPRPNENGGTYGTGIIVKRYQPGETITVTVKLSANHLGTFSFQLCPLEHPHDLETEDCFNRHPLELTNGSDSLKVEREQMNFDVSLQLPKDVTCEHCVLRWNYRCGNNWGTCDDGTSSLGCGPQETFRNCADVSILS; from the exons ATGGCATACGCGAAATTTCTACTTATCGCATGTTTACCGGCTATCTCCCTTCAGGGAATCTATGGCCACGGGATGATGCTGGATCCCGTAAGTCGAAGCAGTGCCTGGAGAAAAGGATTCCCTACCGAGCCGAATTACAATGACAACGAGCTCTTCTGCGGAGGACTTGGC ATTCAGTGGGATCAAAACGGCGGGAAGTGCGGTGAATGTGGTGACAATTACGCCCTCCCACGTCCTCGGCCCAACGAGAATGGTGGCACTTATGGAACTGGTATAATTGTGAAAAG GTACCAGCCAGGCGAGACAATTACCGTGACGGTGAAGCTGTCTGCCAATCATTTGGGAACCTTCTCGTTCCAACTCTGCCCACTGGAGCATCCTCATGACCTTGAAACAGAGGACTGCTTCAATCGCCATCCTCTTGAACTGACGAATGGCTCCGATTCCTTAAAAGTGGAACGCGAACAGATGAACTTCGATGTGTCACTTCAATTGCCGAAAGATGTCACCTGCGAACATTGTGTGCTGCGATGGAATTATCGCTGCGGAAATAACTGGGGCACCTGTGACGACGGCACTTCCAGTTTGGGCTGTGGACCCCAGGAGACCTTCAGGAACTGTGCCGACGTCTCCATTCTTTCGTAA